AATACGGACTGCGCATCGACTACTGGATAGATGAAAGGCGCGATCCGGAAAAGGCCACTCGGGCCGCAGCCCTTTATCTTTCCGACCTTTACAGCATCTTTGGAGACTGGCGTCTGGCCTGTGCGGCCTATAACGCCGGAGAAGGCAAGATCACCCGGGCCATCCTCCGCTACCGCACCCGTGACTATTGGGAACTCTGCCGCTATCGCTATCTACGCCGGGAGACCAAGAATTATCTTCCCAAATGGTTGGCGGCCCTGATTATTGTGAAGAATCCCGAAAAGTTTGGCTTTTACATCACCCCGGACCCCCCACTCGACTACGAGGTGGTGAAGGTCCCCGGGGGGACGGATTTACGCATGGTGGCCCTGGCGGCCGGGGTGGATTTCGAGACCATCCGCTGGCTCAATCCGGAACTGCGCCGGGCCAAAACCCCGCCCTATTCTTCTTATCCCGTAAGGGTCCCCTTTGGCACCGCCCGAATGGCCCGGGAATACCTCTCCCGGGTCCGCTTTGTCTATCATCGTCGGGCCCTGCGCTATCGCGTGCGCCGGGGAGACACCCTCCTCAAAATAGCTTCCTACTACAAGGTTCCCCTGCGGGTCCTCCGACGGGCCAACGATCTGCGGGGGAGTTTTCTCCGGGCCGGCCAGGTCCTGGTCATCCCTTATCGGGAACAGGCCAGCTTCTATGTAGCCCAGTCCCGAAAAGGGGTCTCTTCCGCCACCTATTATCGCGTACGCCGGGGGGATACCCTCTGGAAGATCTCGCGCCGTTTCGGGGTTCCCATAGA
This portion of the Thermosulfurimonas marina genome encodes:
- a CDS encoding lytic transglycosylase domain-containing protein, with product MIRTITLLLLIFTFCFSGLSKAFEQKSFSLGEDFNDENIIEEHLDLLPEEIVSENFPSNLNEQVKYFVKYFSVKRRDMFELWLKRSGRYLPLIKATFRQEGLPEDLAYLAMIESGFNPFAYSRAGACGIWQFMRSTARKYGLRIDYWIDERRDPEKATRAAALYLSDLYSIFGDWRLACAAYNAGEGKITRAILRYRTRDYWELCRYRYLRRETKNYLPKWLAALIIVKNPEKFGFYITPDPPLDYEVVKVPGGTDLRMVALAAGVDFETIRWLNPELRRAKTPPYSSYPVRVPFGTARMAREYLSRVRFVYHRRALRYRVRRGDTLLKIASYYKVPLRVLRRANDLRGSFLRAGQVLVIPYREQASFYVAQSRKGVSSATYYRVRRGDTLWKISRRFGVPIEKLKRWNSLDSNVIRPGQVLVIWPEA